The genomic DNA ACAATAAACAGGATCAGCAGAGGTCTTGGGGACCGACCGAGTGAAGAGCGAGGCCATTTACGGAAAGTTGACGCTTACGtaacgtgaacaaacatcacagAGCAGCTTGCGGTCCGCGTGAAGCACGGAAATACATATTTGGTGCGTGCTCGAAAAATCCAGGGAGCCCATTGGCGGAGCTGAACATCAGGCCCCTCCCCCTGGCCGTTGATTACCTTTCCACTTCCCGTGCTCGCCTCCAGTCGCTCTCCGCCCACCAGCCGACTGAGAAGACTCCGCTCCGCCGACGCtcgtcctcccccccccctcgtctgAGAGCATATGGCGAAAACcgccctctttctttcttacatCGTTGGGCCCACTACTCTTTAAAAATTCCGCCGAAAAAGAGAAGACGATTTTCCAAAACATTCTGGCCGTTATCTCACGTGAGTACAGCGGAATACTTCCGAATGAGTTGTCGGGATTCAGCGAGCGGACGTAACATGGCGGGCTGCTCGTTCTGCCCTTCTTGCCACACATGACAGACCGATTCATCGAATCGCATTTTCGGCGCGTCCGCGTGTTAGATTTCTACGAGCGACGACACTGTGGTGTGATATTAGTTCTCCAGCTCTGCTTTTGTTCGTGTGGTGTGTCCCGTGTCGCGGTGTGGTTAGGGGGTTTTTTCCGACTCAATGCAGCGCTAACGCAAGCCTCTCCGCAGCTCAACGTTAGCAGCCCTCTCGTCGCCTCGGCGAGCTCCCGGCGGCGCGTGCCGTGTCCTCGCGATGGCTTTCCGCCGTCACGTTCGCGTGTCCAGCGTTAatacttgtgtctgtgtgtgtgtgtgtgtgtgtctgtgtgtgtgccgctgTTCGCGATCGGCGCTTTGTTTTGGTTGCAGGTTGTAGTGGTGACAGAATATCTCTGCTGTCAAGTTGTATCACTTATTCGCGGTCGCCACTGCGCACGCGCGCGTTGTTGCGTAGTACACCGACCGCGCAATGTGGAGCAATGGTGTTTtagaaacagaaatgatgatCATAATAAATCAGAAATACTACCTGTGCTGGGTGTTTCTTGCGGGGAGCGAGAAGGGGACGCCAGGAGTTGCATAATATGAAATTGTGACCACAGTGACAACAAACATGAATCCTTGGGGTATAAACATAAAGTTTGTAATGGCATAAGAATCACAGTGACTGACTGGCCGTAGCCTCTGACagttcatgtcatgttttttttttctccctttatgATAATTCTGGCACAGCTCATGTCCTCCTTTTCCACAATGACCCTCCTGTGTTTTGATCtaatatctgtgtgtctgtcccccCAGGGCTCCCCTGTCTCTGTACAGGTGTATGAGCGCTACCCAGAGGGGCTAGGGGCAGCTCTCTACCGGGAGCACTTTGACTTCAACGCTGAGCCGCCTTGGGATCCTAGCTGATAGCGGGACAGGTCCATCTCCTGACTTGTCCATGTGAGTGACTGAGCGTCTgagcacacacatatacacccGTAGCAAAGTCCAGGATCATTGTGTCCTGCGTAGAGTTTGGCTAACCACTGTGTGAGTAAGCAGCTCATTAGGGTTTGGAAATCAATAGATATAAAGAAAAGGCTCAATGAGGTGTCAAGAGTTTACACATTTAGTATTTGTACATAAAAAGAATGTACGTTTTCTTGGTGAATTGTTTGAGAGATCtgcaaatatttatatttgtgttaaCTTAATTTATTGGGTTCATGAAGCACATACGTTCAACCAAAGGGACTACATTCATACATTCTTGATTGTGTAGTTGTTGATTTTTAGGCAGTGGCTTATTTCTAAAAGGGGTCATTCCATGCCACCTCAATGATATAATGACCCAAAGGTGCTATGCctgtgatttaaatgtggttgAAACTCTGTGAAGAAATGTAAACTTGTGATATTAATagtcatgtctttttttctctctctccctctttcctttttccagtTTGTTGCATACCGGCAGGACCCCATTGGCTCAGTCGTGACCCCCTGACTTGGTTATCTGTTCTTTATGATTGTCGGCTTAGCGGAAAACGGTTAAGATGAAAGGACTTACTGACAAACCCAGCTACATTGAACTTCTGGAGGGAGGAGTGACCCTTGAAGATGTCATTGACGGACACATCTGCGAGCAGACTCTGGTCAGTTCAGTTTGCAGGTGTTGCATGTGCTTGTTGAAGAAATTCCCTAAATACTTTCGGACCGTAGTCATCTGTACTTCAATGTGCAGCAGATTTTcctgtgttcatttgtgagATACACAACTCTCCTTGACGACCCTGTCAGGGTTGGATTTATATTTGAAGTGGGATTTCAGTAGATTGACGAGTTTCTTCTTTTAATCAGTGCAACCCTCAATTTCTCTTGTGTTCACAGGCGGAGAAGAGTGCATTTGTGGTGGGCGACCTCGGTGCCCTGATGCAGCAGCATGCGTGCTGGCAGAGCATAGTGCCGGAGCTGCAGCCCTACTACCCAGTGAAGTGCAACAATAGCCCTGCCGTCATCCAGGTGCTGGCCTCCTTGGGCTTAGGCTTCGTTTGCACCAACAAGGTAAACTTAAGACTTCGCACAATCGAAATCCTGccgcatttttttttaaactcctcaGTGCTTCATTCTCTGATAATGGCTCTAAACATTTTGGGGGCCACTACATTACAGGCACTCAATTGATTACTGCTCAGCTAACGGCTGTTACCCTTTCGACTTACGCAACACACTTCGTGCCTTTTTGtgattgatttgattgttttgatGGGGCTTTTAGACCTCGTTGCATCAATATATCAAACATGTGTGGTCCTTTTTCCCTCCAGGCTGAAATGAACCTGGGTCTGGAGCACGGGGTGCCACCAGAAAACATCATCCTGTCAGGTGTCTGCAAGCAACTGGCACACATCAAGTACGCTGCCAAGAACAACATCCAGTACCTTGTCTGTGAAAACGAGGCCGAGCTGTCCAAGATTTCCCGTCTGCACCCTAATGCAAAGTAAGTAATCAAATTAGGCAGCcgttttttccctttaaagtTACTTTTAACCCTCATGCATTTCTGTAAAACCGAAGACTATTTATACGTTTTTATGAAAGCCTTTTTTAATGGCAAATGCATATGGATTTTGCTTAGACCgatattaaattcattttttgatcCTTGGTTGATTCGTTTTTTGTCTCTTCTAGGTTGCTGCTGCAGTTGACCACCGAGGCCCACGCGGCTGAGACCAGCATGGCCTTCGGCTCCTCTCTGAAGAGCTGTCGGCACCTGCTGGAGGCAGCCAAGGAGCAGGCGGTGCAGGTGGTGGGGGTGACCTTCCACATCCCCAGTTCCTGCCAAGACTTGCAACAGGCTTACACCCATGCGCTGTCAGATGCCCGCTGTGTGTTTGACATGGGGGTGAGTACGGCCTGGAAAAATATCTTTCCATTTAGTAGATATAACAATACAAAATTATTTTCCGAAACCTCTGTGACCTTATTAGCTCTTGCAATGTCTTTTTCGTTAAGGATAATAACTCAGTGTTTGCCTGTTTCTGTTCAGGTGGATCTCGGCTTCAACATGAACATCCTGGACATTGGAGGTGGATTTACTGGCTCAGAGTTTCAGCTCAAACAGGTAAACACTGTGATGTGACTATAGACTTAAGAGCTGAAATGTGTCTCACAGAAAGTGATGAATTTCAGCTTTAAAAGTGTGCAGTGCCAAAATCCACTGTTTTTGCCCGATGTGTGATAATTTTGGAAACACTCATTGAGCGCATTTTTGCCTAAACATTGTGTGTGCAGGTTGAGTCTGCAGTCAGGCCGCTGCTGGATGCCTACTTCCCCCCACTGTctggtgtgcatgtgttggCGCAGCCGGGCTGCTTCTACGTGGCTTCAGCTTTCAGCCTGGCCGTCAACGTGATCGGCAAGAAAGTGGTGACCCACCACTGGGACAGCCTAGCTCCAGGTGAGTCGCTCAAGTCTCTGcggtcctgtttcctctgtagTCCAGTTAAATCTGACTGGAACACCTTTGTCTCTTCACCCACACTGTTGCATAATCATAACTAAACCATTAGAGGTCAGGTTCTACATTTCTGACATGGTTGACTCCCTGTACATTCACAGCAGAGGACAATGAGAATACCGAGTTCCTGTACTACATGAATGAGGGTGTTTATGGTCCATTCAGCCGCAAGCTCCTGGGAAACTCCATCGCCGCCCCTTCAGTGCACAAGGTTAGTAGGCATCCGTCCCATTCAATACTGAAAGGAGTATCTGATGGCAGCTATAATTGTACTATGGAAAATGGGTTCTGGTATTTTGAGTATGTGAGGAAGCACAATCAGAGTTGAACTGTATTGTCTCATACACAGCCTACATTAAACCTGGGTCTTCTCATTCAGAGCAAAGATATTTAAACGGATCGATGTGCGACATTTAGTCAGAAAGGTCGGTGGCAAACAAAGAGCTGATTGATACCCAGCTGTAATTCCTGCCGGAACCAggaccatcagtgactgttaATGATGCGTTCCCTCTAATTTGCTCTAAATCACAAAATAACTGGAAGTAACCAAAACCACAACATCAAGTAAAAGTGGGGCGGCAGTTCACTGAAAAGGTCAGGATACAAAACCAAAGATGGCTAGTGAAGTAGAAGTTGTGCTGCGATGCTTCAGGGTAATTCTTCATCCCATATACCCAGACCCGTTGTACAAATGTGCAGTTGTAGTCTGTTACCTAATATTTTTCAGCTGATAATGGCTGTTCAGACTTAGTTGATTGCTATATAATAAGCAATAGAGATGGGTTTATGAAATATGTTAACTCATAGCTACCACAGGGGATACAGCTTGCAAGTATTGATGCATCTGATGAAAATGTGCTGTGCAATGGTGCATTGTTACATCATTTCTGCCTTTGCAGACTGAAGTTGTTATCATCATGGGTATTGCTCCTCTCCCATTTTTCAGGATATGATTTTACATGTGCAGAAGAGCTGTCTAACTGAGACAAGGTCTTTGATCGGTTTCTTTCCTTATCGTTGCCTATGTTGCTGACGCCGTTTCCTCTCTCCAGCATGTGCTGTGTGCTGAGGAGTCGGTGTATCCCAGCAGCCTGCGGGGCCCGTCACTGGACGAGCTGGACCAGGTGATGGATCGCTGTCTGTTGCCTGAGCTCAGTGTGGGAGACTGGCTTCTTTTCTCCAACATGGGAGCATGCAGCCTGGAGGAGTCCCTCTCCAGCTCTTCCCAGCTGCCCATCTACTATACTGTCTCCACATCTGACTGGTGCGTATGGAGCCATTTAGCCTGCGATGGTCAATCACTCATGCAAGTGTTGGGAAAAATGTGATCCCTTTTTCCAGAGAACTGATCCTGATGTTTGGTGTTGCTCACAGGTACGGAATGCAGGAGGCCGGTGTGGCACTGGACAGTGCCATGAAGAATTTCTCCATGGTCCAGTACAGTGTGTAACTACCCTCTTTGCCCCTGTCCCACTTCATATTGCACAGACCCTCCTCAGCCCATCGTTTCATGTGGGCAGAGGGGTCCGCGTGGTATGTAGGACCAGGGGCTAAATGTGGTAAACATTCCAGCCACCTTGGAAAACGCAGCGTCATATTATTTCTTTCAGGAATTTGACTTTTCCACCTCCAAAAATTGTAAACAATTTGGTTGTTTGACGACTCAATTGTCTAAAATTGTATCTGGAAGATTATCTTTATATTTACTCCTCCCTCTGATGGACTGTCAGCAAAAAGAACTCAATGACATTATGCAACAAAATGGACGACTCTTTGGAGATGGggaccccacccccccctccttcccaacatgtttggggtgttttttcccgaaataataaaaaatccagtttacaaaatgtacaattgattttaatcattttctttacTGATCACCTGTTGACAGTTGTGTAAATCCTGTATCTGTTCAACACATACATTTTGTCTGAGATGATTTTTGAAGAGATTCAGAGAATCAATGCCTTGTGTGGATTCTGTACTTCAGACCCCGCACTTTGCagagtttaaattaaattatgacaatgatgtaacatttttctttattgcagTTCACctcaatgcatttttatttattggatTCAAATATTACTGGGGCGTATTTGAagctccctctgtgttttttgccCAGGTATTATGCTGTGACCCATCTAACAGTGTTTTCCTGATAAgatatcaatgttttttttgttgttgttttttttacgctACATGGATATAAGTGTGCTGTGATTGCCATTTGTGACCTCAGTGGTTTCCCTTTACTCAAAAGGCTTGAAGGAATTGTTGTGGGAGATTCTCTTTTCACTGAGCTTGAATACAGAGAAGCTGCATACACCCAAACGCACTCCTTACCTCTAATAGAGAGACGTTAATCTGGTTTTACATAATCTTGCACAAATCTTTTGTGGGTTTAAAGAAATACTGTGACATTTACCAGTGCAgcccttgtctttttttcttttttttttcttttagttcaTATCAGTGTCTCTTGCCATGGGATTGGTCCTTGTTCTCCCAGGATCTAAAAACCAGCATAGGATCTGTGTCATCTAAATATGATGTTTATGCAGCCGATAGAGACCGACAACGTTTATGTCTCTAAAGTAAAAGACATGCTAGTTGTGCACAGACCTCTCTGAGGTGCACACGATTAATAAAACTCCAGACTTTTCCTCATGCCTCTCTAAAGTTACGAGGGGACATACTGCAGTCACTTGTACAGCTCAATCTCTCATGTCTAATATTAAAGGTGACTTGACCTAActgcagtttttaaaagaaTCCTGCCCTCTTGTTAAAAATTACTAATGTATTAATTACATGCTTGTCTAAGGCACTAATGGACCATAGCCTGTTTTGACTGTAAATTGTGCTTGTTAAAGTAATGAAAGTGAttaatttaatacatttctgaCTGAAATCATATgtcttgtgtatgtgtgatctTTGTGCGTTTGTGGTAAAATAGTCATGTTCTGGATCTAGTGTTATGATCTGAATGTAGGATACAATCTGCAGTccagcttctttcttttgcagCAAGGACAGGTCCTTTATGTGGTACATTTCCTCAAATCTCAATAATCTTTAACTACTCCAGTCATTTAATATTACTTTATCTAATTTCCATATCTCCTCTATTTGGAcataatttcattaaaaaagctCTCAGCTAAACCACAGGTCAGTTGGAAGTAATTTAAGTGTGAATTTGAGAATGAAAAACCgtatgaaatataaattgaCATTAGTCAGTGGAAGAGCTAGAATTGGTCTATTATGCAAAAATGGGAATTCaagttgttgatatttttgtaaTTCTTAATAGTGTGTCATAAATGTTACACAATGAAGTGTGGAAACTTTCAAGcctctctttttaatttttgtctGTGAGCTTCAGTACAGCCTACTgattctcatttaaaaaaaaatatattttaacagtAATTAAGCTGGTTCCCTATTCATTCTAATTGTAAACCGATAGAATATGTTAATGTACCTGATGATACTAGATTTACAGGCCGTCAGTCCCAATATGAGATACAATTAGGGTTGGGTGAATGAATGATCAATGAGCACCACTTTGACAGGCGCACATTAATATTCCTGAAAAGaggaattaaaacattttgaactgcatctgtttctgttttgatgaAGCTGTGCTCTCCACTAGTAGTAGTATGTTTGAGGATGGAGGTCTTGACCCGTCGATTGCATTCCGAAAGCTCCTCaaaagctgctgcagtgtttttgatGTAATGGAAACCGACACGCTCGTGATCTTAGATAACGTATATAATATATGCAAAAACACTCTACAGTTTGCCCTCTCCACCATATTCCACCTTTGCATTTAAGTATCTATTCATATATATGGTCCTGAGACCACCCGTCTATAAATGAAGCATTAAAAGAAAGTAGCTTTGGCTGCTTGTTAGATTTAAGTGGAAATTTTATTACTAAGTGTAAATAACCTTAACATGTCCAGTCAGCACATCCCATCATCTCTCACCTGCTTGTGTTTCCTAACCTGCTCCCCATAAGACTATTGCCAATGCCTGATACTGTAGTAGATCGGTTCAGCCATTACTCACTCTGAACCTCAACATCATTAGAGTTCAAAGAAAGAcatatgtgtgcatgtctgaTGTGAATGCAATGATGCCATTGATTTCTTCCACACTAATGTTTATGAATTACTGCCACGGAAACATCTCCTGGGAGTCACATATGGGAGGGAGGATAACAACCGAAGGAATCATTGCTCTAAGAGAAGTCATTAGGGATCTATTCAAGtgtcttattcatttatttaaatttggcACTCGCTGCATGTCATCATGGgctgaaagtgtgtttgtgaatggaATGAACATGATGAATTTGATTGTCGTGGCGACAGTGATGAATGAGAAGTAACTTTTTCGTCTGCGAGGAACAAAGCAACACACTcaaacagcagcatttaaaacaaacaaatgttacaaCCGAAGGTCATAGAGCTGCAATTACACGATTGAGGAGTTCTTTATTCACGGCCTGTTCAGcaagacagaggaggaacacACTCAGAGTTGTTGATTGTGATTCGgtgctctctgattggtttaaTTGCTAACCTTGTATTGGTTTGACAAGAGGGGAATCTCACTGTGAAAAATGACTTCATTCACTAGTGAGTGGGTTTTGCAATGACGTAATTGAGCTTGGTCATCCATGAACAGTCTTAACCATTGGGACACATGGCTGCTCTGCCTCGCTGAGAAATGCTGCAGTGCAATCAGCTTCAATAAAGCCATCGTTTAGCACTTCAGCCTTTCATACATCTTTTCGCCCAGGAAATTATGTCATCCCTGTAAGCTTTGCCTGACCAGAGGGCACAACCTCTGATGTGACCTTGTTAAGCATATGTTAAATGATGTTGTCGCATCACTGTTGACACAGAATTCCTTCCTGCCACAGAATTTCGGTGAACATTTTTAACAGTCAAATTAAAATCTGACGGATGATTAATGACACGAAGCACATGCAAGTTAATTGTTATGAATTATGAGACAAATATGTGGGGAGTGTATTGACACTTTGGCTCGTGTTACTGTGTAATAGCTTATAAAATGATTCAGGAGTCAAAAGTGGTACGCTCAATTGGTAAAGGGAAAAACTGTAGATCTCCCCGTGCACCTCGAACAAAGTGACGTTGGTCGGTAAAGGCTAACTGGTAGGCTGCAATTCTAACAGGTGGCTAGGCCTTCGCTCGCTTTACGTGCCAAAGTGAACCCGTTTGCAAGATGTAGGCCGAATATAAGATTGCTAATTAAACAATATTTGAAATTAACAAACAATAATTGAACATAAATATTTGCAAAAGTTTCCCTACTGGTGACAAATGACTATGCGGTGGTATCAAGGCCGTTTTGTGTTGAGGCCGTTCTAACTTCCTGTGCTATGCTAGCCCAACCTCACTCAACCAATCAATTTCACCCCCTCTTATCAAAACGGTGGGTCGATGTGATTGGCTGCAAAAGTGTCATGACATGACGTCACTGTGGAAGGACCACCCATTTAGCTCACTTTCTCGACAGCCCATTGGCTCACCTCAGTCATGTACCACGTGACCTCCAGTGGGGGTCGCAGTTGCCACGCCCCCTTTGCCTAGCTATTTGTTGTGGAACCCCCCAAAATCCAATCAACAAGTAACTATGTCGTGGAAATCACAAAGTGCACGATGACATGCAACGCCTGGACGCTCCGGAGCGACGGCGGACGGTcgtggtgaaaaaaataaaaagttattcCGTTTTTAGGGTGAGACGCCTCCCATTGGTCTGTTTGTGCAAGTATGCAAACGAGGGCGGCTACGTCAGATCCTGAACTTGAGCgccatattttttcttcctctgtagAGGAAAGAAAGGGACAAAAGCTGGAGCGAATCTAACTTCTCTCCGTCGGGGGCCGCGCTAACGACACGTTTACTCTCGCGCCGCGCTCTTCCCCACGgcgggtgtgtgcgtgtggacagatgctgctgctcggatgagtgtgtgtgtgcgcgcgcggcgCTAAAGCAGAGGACGCagcttgtcacacacacacacacacacacacacacacagttgaggGCCGGTGGAAGTGGAGAAACGTTCGCCCTGCCGGAGGTGGAACGGCAAACACTGACGTTAACCTGCTCGGGAAATAAGACGAGGTAAATATATACGTGTTAGGGGGTTGAGGGGTGGGACGGCATCCTCGGgtgggaggaggcggcggcggcgtggccGGCTCCGCGACCcggctctctgctctctgctgtcaGCGTGAGAGGAGCGGCTGTTGTGATGACCCCGGTGTGGgcagcgcgcgcgcgcacacacacacacacacacacacacacacacacacccacagcagCGTTAGCACGGGGGTTACCTGTGTTGATGGACAGCCTTTACCTGAGCAGGTGATTTCATTCCGAATACGTACTTTTTAACCAGCTACGTGCAAAGTTTGGGTCCGGCGTGCAGACGTGGGATGCTCgtgtagttgttgtttcttcCACGTATCCCCATGATTTGTATACAGACGTGTTTTGATTTCGATTGTTGCACGGGACTCTCATCGATGCCTCAGGTTATGATGTTATGACTTGTACTTGTCATATGTATTTTGTTAGCAGTATGACTCACACAGGCAGTTGATCACGTTATTTCCTACCAGAAGGATaagattgtgtttgttgaaatCCATGCTGGAAggttgttggtgtgtgtatatactgcaCACATGGACTGAGCACAGATTTCCCTTTCTATTATCTCTGCAGTCTCCCATCACCAATCAGCTGcgttaaaaagtgaaaaaattaaGTTATTATACTGAAACGTTGGTTTCTTTGATACACCTTGTAGGTGGAAATGCTGTGACCCCTccatcaaatacatttgaatgtaCATGCATTGATAGATAAAATGTGTAGTTAAATGAAATCCCCTCCCCAGCTCTACAATAATGATAATTGTGTATTAATGCTCAGTCACGTcacaatttgttttcttttttttgtcaggcttGTTGTCTAGTTATAATGTATCAGGTTCCGGTGGGAAATATTGAGAAGATCCGAAAGGCACGCAAGGCGGTGAAAAACGTCCTTTCAGAGATCGGCCTGGAAGATTGCCAAAACCTGCTGAAGGTAGGTGGAGTTGTAGGTTTTTTTGGAGTTCTATTTATCGGccacaaacataaacaatggATGCAAAAAGTTGGGAAAAGAAATCAGTGCTGCTCTCTGCCGCCCTGAACTTGTAAAGCTGCATGTTAGTTTTTATATCAGTTAAATACAAAAGCAAGTCAGGTGTCGTTGACTGATGATCACTATATAATTGATCACTAATTCAAGTTGGTGATATCAGTCAAGTTTAAACGCTGTATTGATTTGTAATGTCTGCCATTAATGCAGTCAATGCTAATCCAATCGCAAGCATCAACCACCTCACAGTTTAGAAATCATATAATTCAGTATTATAATGTTTAGATACAGCCTGGACATCCAAATTTGAGTCATTAAAAGattttcacaggttttttttttccttgggtTGTTATGGCAACAGATGGGGGAGTTGGGTGATATGATGTCATGTCTAACGTTAGAGATCTTTCTTGTAGTATTGGGCTAATGTCACAAATCCATGAGCAGGACTTATTTTATggttatgttttattaatgtcattGTGACGATGTAACTTGATTTGTCAGGTATTATCATCTATTTTGATATATCTGCATATTATATTCCCCATCATATATCGTATGAAGAAGTCAGAAACTGTTGTCATGGATACTAAAAAAATGGATAGTTCAAAAACGCGTTTTTCCAAGTATCTCTGCATCTTATTGGACTATACACACACGACCTAAAGCTtaatagaaaaaagaagaatgaatgaTCACGTGGTAGAAATGATGATATCATATAGTGCAGTAATGTATAATGCAATAAGGTCAGAAAGGAAACCGAAATATTTGCCAGGCAAAGGTTGGAATCATTCTAAAAGTATAATGAAAGATTGAAGGCCCTATTACGTTGATTAACGTTACTGTTAAGATTGttgaaaaaatccaaacagttTTTGAGTTTtactccacaaaaaaaaccctgaccctcattttggcGAAGTCAAACTTGTCAACTCACGGAActactggaaaaaaacaattcatttcatGAAACCCCAAATATCAAAAGGCACCCCTTCACTACCTGATTTTATCCCCCCCGCTTTAAACGCTGGGGGAAGAATAAAAAGTTAACATTACCAAATGGACATATTCTACATTTTACTGCCACTTTTACTGAagaattgtgtttgtttgtttgtttgtgtgttgtttactgtgCAGGATCTCAATGAAAAggctgagaaacacacagatgaagatgaggtCTTTCAGGAAACCGAGTGGGTTGATATCACAGAAGGATACAACACGAGACGACAGAAAAAGGTGAATAT from Scophthalmus maximus strain ysfricsl-2021 chromosome 22, ASM2237912v1, whole genome shotgun sequence includes the following:
- the azin1b gene encoding antizyme inhibitor 1b isoform X1; this encodes MKGLTDKPSYIELLEGGVTLEDVIDGHICEQTLAEKSAFVVGDLGALMQQHACWQSIVPELQPYYPVKCNNSPAVIQVLASLGLGFVCTNKAEMNLGLEHGVPPENIILSGVCKQLAHIKYAAKNNIQYLVCENEAELSKISRLHPNAKLLLQLTTEAHAAETSMAFGSSLKSCRHLLEAAKEQAVQVVGVTFHIPSSCQDLQQAYTHALSDARCVFDMGVDLGFNMNILDIGGGFTGSEFQLKQVESAVRPLLDAYFPPLSGVHVLAQPGCFYVASAFSLAVNVIGKKVVTHHWDSLAPAEDNENTEFLYYMNEGVYGPFSRKLLGNSIAAPSVHKHVLCAEESVYPSSLRGPSLDELDQVMDRCLLPELSVGDWLLFSNMGACSLEESLSSSSQLPIYYTVSTSDWYGMQEAGVALDSAMKNFSMVQYSV
- the azin1b gene encoding antizyme inhibitor 1b isoform X2; this encodes MKGLTDKPSYIELLEGGVTLEDVIDGHICEQTLAEKSAFVVGDLGALMQQHACWQSIVPELQPYYPVKCNNSPAVIQVLASLGLGFVCTNKAEMNLGLEHGVPPENIILSGVCKQLAHIKYAAKNNIQYLVCENEAELSKISRLHPNAKLLLQLTTEAHAAETSMAFGSSLKSCRHLLEAAKEQAVQVVGVTFHIPSSCQDLQQAYTHALSDARCVFDMGVDLGFNMNILDIGGGFTGSEFQLKQVESAVRPLLDAYFPPLSGVHVLAQPGCFYVASAFSLAVNVIGKKVVTHHWDSLAPEDNENTEFLYYMNEGVYGPFSRKLLGNSIAAPSVHKHVLCAEESVYPSSLRGPSLDELDQVMDRCLLPELSVGDWLLFSNMGACSLEESLSSSSQLPIYYTVSTSDWYGMQEAGVALDSAMKNFSMVQYSV